One segment of Clavelina lepadiformis chromosome 2, kaClaLepa1.1, whole genome shotgun sequence DNA contains the following:
- the LOC143445544 gene encoding zinc finger BED domain-containing protein 5-like: MVGIVKASFEVSLLVAQNLKAHTIAEMPILPAAKGLVRRLIGEKDVAKLDSVSLSNDFVISKLLGQLIC, encoded by the coding sequence ATGGTCGGGATTGTCAAAGCATCCTTTGAAGTTTCCCTTCTCGTGGCCCAAAACTTGAAGGCTCATACCATTGCTGAGATGCCAATCCTACCAGCAGCAAAAGGACTTGTCCGGCGCCTGATTGGAGAAAAAGATGTGGCAAAGTTGGATAGTGTTTCTCTTTCCAATGACTTTGTAATTTCGAAACTACTGGGCCAACTTATTTGCTAA